CTGCAGAGACGTTGAAGGATAAGCATTAGATAAAAAATATTCGAATACAATTGCccaaagatttatttcttttactttctaaTTTGGTTCATTTTAGTGtagcaaataacaaaatatttgtcctACTTTAATGAAAGACCAAAGGCTTAAAGATGCTGAATTtccagaaataaattttttgcagtacattttttaaactatgaaaATGTCCACTGCTTGTTAAATTCTTGGTTTATTAGTTTCTTACTACTTACTTGTGACTTGTTTACTACACACTGTTGTAGATCGGGTTCTACGACAGAGACTACCTCAGCGGCTGCGTCAACAACGAAGGAGGGATCCTCTCCTCTCTGGTGCTGCAGTTAACGGTAACTTGGATTGTGATTAATAAGTCTGTTTCTTGTGTGACAATCATCAAACTACAAAGTAGGATTTAATTTTCAATTAAATAGGCGATCTTGACCTCGGCAATCAGTTTACCAGTGCACTAACAATATGATGTACAAACACGTAGTCTAACCTTTTCTATTTGTACTTTAATTTGATTCTGTTTCTTATCTCCTCACTCTTCAAACCAACCATACCTGCCTCGTTCACTGCAATGTTGTGAgggattttttatttaaatgaagtgCCACTTCTGTTTCTCATATACAAAAACCTCAGTGCACGTGTACTGTTAACTAAAATTCTGATTAAAGATACACAAGTGAAAAAGATTACTTGAGCTGACCTTTCTGAAATTCCACTTTCTGACTGTTTTGTGTAAAGCAACTAAAAAGCCTCGACTCGTTAACAAAGATTACTCATTTCTAAGGGCTCTTATCTTGTacttatttaaataatgtagtttttaaaatgttttcgaTGTTACCATTTTACAACACCTATGTGGAGAaagtattgttgttattgtttgtgtgaTACAGTCCAGCGACTCAGTCATTCTGAAACCAGAATTCTATGACCTTGACCTCGTGCCCCTTCTGATAGAACAGAAGTTTGGAAATACCTCAGCAGTTGTGGAAGAAGTGGTCAGTTTTTCTATACTTACCCGAGATATTCAGGTATGTAGTTAAAAAGTAGAACTCCTACCACTCACGCGGTGAATACACATGTACGCGCACAAACATACACTTACATACACgcatacataaacatatatatatatccttgaAGTTTCTATCACATACATACACCATACACATTGTGCACACacgcgcaagcacacacacatgcacttttcCTCAAACGCATGTTTAGCTATTCTTTCACTGTTGAGTCTACGTGTGATGATGTAACGATTGAATTTTGAATACAAATTGTAGCAGTCGGCTTAACATTATAATtagtataaaaatatacttGCTTTCTCTGCAATGGATAATAAAGAGGTAAGaacgtaaaaataaaatttatgtactGTTTGTCTCACTCACCTCTTTTGACCAGagcaataatgaaaaaatcCCCTAAGCAAGTTCGTGCTAATAAACGTATTATCAAACTGACGATTTATATTTCACAAGACTTTGAGTATCATCGGCAGCACAGAAAGGTTGTGTAACATAATCTaacattgttaaatgttttgagCGTTTCAGTTAGACTGGTGCATCCATCTTTATCTCAGAAATTGCACCTTCTTATCAGTACTAAAGTCCTTTAGCTTACAAACATCTATGTGGTCACAGACATTGCGCTGCTGGACAAGAAACAAGTGCTGGACACTGCAGGAGATGCTGGTTTCTACGTGCCACTCATAGAATTCGCTCGCGCTGTGGCCAGGGGTCAAAGTTCATCACGAAGAAACCTGGTGTACCTTTTTGAGCACTACCCCGCATATTTCTCAGATAGATACCTGGGTACACCACACGGGTATGACCTGATATACGAGTTCGACATTGATTGGCTTTTCATCAACGCCAGTTCCTGGACTGCTGATGATGACCGCCTTCGTGAAGTCTTCATGTCGGTGATCGTGGATTTTGTGAAGTCAGGGTAAGATGTCACTCTCTGTCTAGAATATTATAGTGGACTACTTAGAAGTATGggttctcatttttttttactgagcaTTTAATGATACAGCAAAGCTGCAGATATTTTCTGTATCTGGATAGGAGTAGTCAAGCATTTTTGAGCCCTTCCTCCAGTCACTATCATGTGATTGCTATCAAATGTAAAGGAACCGAGATTTTCTAACAATAGATATCCcgtattgtaaaatattatttcttgttaatCAATATGAGGAAAATTTTTACGAAATAATACGtgattaacacattttttaacaaacttACTTCTGAAGTAGTACAGCTATTGTGAAAATAACATGACTACATCAGTAGTTTTGTTTCCATGACAGAAATCCCCAGATCGTACCTCGATCATCTTCACAAGATTGCTGGACAGATTTCAACCTCATCGACGAGAGTTATCTGTCCATCAAAGCCAACTCCTCATCAATACAGCATCATATCCGTCCACGCGAGACCTCGCTCTGGCTCGACCTACTTCCAACTCTCCTGGACCCAGCGTTTAACCAGACAAACCACTCGACATCCCACGTGCCGACTTTGTCCGAGTTGATAGGATGACCATATCACCAGAAAAAGCTCTAACCATCGTGTACTCACCGTTTTTGGGTCATGATGACTGTCAAATTGTGTTTGTTAGGGTATCagtaaaaaagtaataaaagctATTTATGAGTTAGGATGGACTGATGAACTCGCAATCTTTTGCATCCCAATATTACATTCTGTGAGTCTCTGCATTACCCAGTTAGcaattttcataaatattttattaccatATCTTTCAGAGATGTAGTATTGTCTTATATATTCcgaaaatttttgttaaataccAGAATAAATATCTGTATAATCAACGTGAAGGGAAAATAATCTCGTCTTTTCCATGATTTATAACGACCTGTTCATCCAAATTCCAACACTGATAATAGTAGTCATTATCATAAATCGTCCTTTCCTTACAACAGCGAAGAATAAAGCATTGTACGTATAATTATATACAAAGTCCCACGCAATATTAGAAATACAGAGTGACAATATAATAAAGCATGTTAGCACGATCACAATgttcatgaacacacacacacacactgtcgcCACGTAGCCACAGCTGTCTGAGGTTCAAAACTGTGAAATAGAGGAGCATTTCTTGAATAAAAACTGTTACCAGAAGCACAGCAACAGCCATGGCACGCACATAAtatacaataaagacaacactAATCCAAAGGGAGATACTCCATGATGCAAAAATGTAGAATGGAGaagaagaaactacaaaaatgCAATGCAAAATAAGAAAGAACATCCATAAGCAGATTGGTAGCAACATTTAGAACTCTTTTAAGACATCTTGCTCTCAGAAATAAAGGGCCAACACAGACAGCCGGACTGTTGGACCCTCAAGCAGACTCACCAAATCAAATTATCAAATGTAACGGTGAAACTATGTGGTGATATATTCTCAAGACGATCACTCAAGGTATGATTATTTATAGCCTTTTCACTCGTCACTACATGTCTACAAAGCCTCTCGTTCTTTCCCAACTGATATTTGAAGCTGATATGGTAAAGTAGAGTGATGTCGCATTACACTAGAGTTATCTTGCCATCGATGTGCAGAAAACGAAGTAGTTGAGGTAAAACACGTGCAGGATAGTGATGAAGATCAGAAGAAATGGCTGATGGACTCTACAAGAACCTACAAAAAGCAGAGAACTAACCCTTCAAACCATAAGTCAaaaggacatcactctcattcTTTTGACGAGTCGAAATAGTTGaaaaccttttgaaaaaaacgAGTTAAATACAACAtatctctttaaaaacaaacaggaaataattaaaatgcacgtgcataaaagaaaagttgaaacaTTGTGAGCACGCTAAACTGTATTCCTTTTATGGCACTTCACAAGAACAGGTCCACTAGTAGTCATAATTAATCTACAGTTTAGATTATCGGGACgggaaaaatgttttgattgccAAAGGTTTTCTATTTTCTCATCATTCAGACAAAAAACGGAACATCCCATCCGAgtaaaaactaataaacaacaaattgCAGTACCAACTGCCTTTAGAATCAAGATGACGGCTCACTGCTCTTCCTGCTGCTGGACAAGAATAATGGCACACGTGGCTGACAGGGTCCGGACTTTGGACTAATACCTGGAATTTAAAATCCGAGATTAAAGAAAACAGAGGACGGTGTTGTAAGGTTGAAGGAATTAGACAGTCATATGTTGAACCATGCTACAAACCGAGCCAGGTTTAAAACTTCATAGAGCTCTGGGGTACACAGAATATCACAAACCCATTGAAAAGTGAAGATCACCAAACAGTGACTaagacaaaattcaaaaagCAGTAGGACGACTAAAATATTcatcaaaattctttttcttcgcaAACATGCACTGGTAGTTTCAAGTGTATGCTAAACATTATCAATAAAAAAGTGAAGTAATATATTGCTTACTTTTGTAcgaaactctgtgtgtgtgtgtgtgtgtgtgtgtgtgtgtgtgtgtgtgtgtgtgtgtgtgtgtgtgtgtgtgtgtgtgtgtgtgtgtgtgtgtgtgtgtctttcctcacttttttctttagttcCCAGTACTCATGAGGCAGACCCACGGTGTCTCAGTCAGCAGCGTTTAGAGTTGTTTACAAAGTGGGAGTGCCACTAGGTGCTGTGGTCGACCAATGGCTCTCATTACGATCTAACATCACACTGTTTGTCAACTATATACAggtcaaaatgtcaaaactgttttcagtatactttttctatcttttgcctcgtttttacttatttttactaTTGGTAATATTGTATTATGCTTGTCTTCAAAGACATAGGTGATCGAGTCTgtctagttttgttgttttagttcTTTATAAGATCGAAAATACTTTCCTTTCGTGGCCATATTAATGGTTTGGTATTGATgctaaaagaaagttttgtccATCGTGTATTctatctctgctgttattccatctgcccctggtgctttgccgctcttcattgtcttgactgctgctgtcacttcttcaggcttggtgggtctgtgcagatgtcaaggtctatagctgctggctggatgtctgcaagctgagggggatctggtctgttcagaactgactcaaaatgctccctccagcgctgtagttttcctgcctctccctcgacgacattaccgttcacgtctttcactggcacatcactgttcttaaacccgttgtttagctgtttgtttatcttgtacagtgtcttcaggtcatttttacttgctgcattttctgcttcatctgccagtttctctatgtgatatcttttgtcggttcttgtcatcctctttacctctttgttcagttttgcatatctttgtctgtgttgttccttcaggcgttcagatctggtgctgttgattctttgtttggctga
The Pomacea canaliculata isolate SZHN2017 linkage group LG2, ASM307304v1, whole genome shotgun sequence genome window above contains:
- the LOC112557591 gene encoding uncharacterized protein LOC112557591, which produces MMNDNEYLQQIGFYDRDYLSGCVNNEGGILSSLVLQLTSSDSVILKPEFYDLDLVPLLIEQKFGNTSAVVEEVVSFSILTRDIQTLRCWTRNKCWTLQEMLVSTCHS